The genomic interval ttgtACTTGGCTAATGAGAGAGGGACTGGTGTGTCAAATACTTTATTCTTTGTTGAGTTTACAGTTAAATTCTTTGGTAGCCCACAGCTTGCCATCTTATATTTGTATCACTTTTCCTTCTGATATATTCTATATGTGAGATGTCAGTTATATGCTGTTTTGGGGCCTTTTTCTTAGATAATTTTGTGTCATGGttataaatttaatttctCAATTGTTCTCCCGATTGCTTTAATGAGTTTATCTCCCTCAATTATTAGATTCCCCGGAGAactcaaattttaaaaacAGGAGATGTCGTTAAAGACAATTTCGACATTCATTTTTTCTCAATTTATTATTTGGAATAATTTATTTCCCTGTATTGATGATTTCTTTGTGCGCTTTTCTTTTAATAGACTGTGAGGCCATTTGGTGGTTTTAACCATCAGACTTATCGGTCCCATGGACCAGGTGGTCCCCAATGGGGTCCAGTAGGTGCTCGTCCATCCCAGCACTCTTCATATGACTATCAGCAACGGCGACCATATCAGAGTCGTAATACTCAGTACCCTCCTACATATGGGAATCATCCTCAACATATGGGTCCTAGAAGTGGCTTTGGTTCTGGGTGGGAGCAAAGGCCACCTCCAAATATGCAGGGGATGCCTCCACATGGTGGTGGTTATGATTACTATGGCGGACACGGAGCAGAAGGTCTGGCGCAACATTCTGCTCATGGCCCTTCTTATGCTCCTGGCCCTTCTCCCAACCCTACAATGGGTGGACCTCCTTCCCAACCTAACTATTATGGACAGCCACATGGTTCAGACTACAGGCATCCGGCTCCTTATTCTCATTCTGCACCTCCTCAGCATGGCTATGGACATGGATACGAAGAACCAAAATATGATAATCATGCTCCAACACAGCAGCCCTATGGCGGACATGGAGCTTCTCAGCCGTATCCACAAACTGGAGCTCAGTCAGGTTATGGTCCACCGCAGCATTTTGGTAAGCCACCAGCATATACCATGCCATCTCAGGGACCACCTCCCCAGCCTTATGTTGCCCCCATGGCTAGCCAACCAGGAGAACAAGTTTATCAGAACCCAGCTCAGCCATATGGTCAGAATGCCCCTGCTCAACAGCCATATCCATATGCATCCACTGCACCTGCTCAACAGACGTATGCTCCACCATATGGTTCTGCCCCGTCTACTGATGGATACAATCAGCCACCAACTGCTTCAAGCACAGGTTATCCACAGCAAGGCGGGCAGCCTGCTAGTTATGGTCAGCCTGCATCTGGCTATGCACAAGCAGCTCCTGCAGCAGGGTATGCACAATATCCAACGGCTCAACAAGGTTACCCTGAGCAGGCTGCCTCATACACTGGCGGTTATGGGTACCAAGGGTCTCAAGATCCTGCCTATGGAGGTGTCTCTGCACCTGCCTATGGTGCGGCTCCAGTTGCACAACAGGGCTACGCTCAACCAGCACCTGCAGCAGCTGTGGTGCAGCCGGGCTACACCCAGCCAGCACCAGCAACAACTCAACAGAGTTACGATCAGTCGGTCCCGCAGTCAGGTGCTTATGGGAAAACAGTGTCACCTCAGCCTGCTGGCTACGCTCAGTACGACTCGAGCCAAATGTATGCTGCACCTCGTTGAGTGATACTAATGTAGTTTTGAGAGCTTCATGTTGCGGCTTATGCGCCATGTTCATCTTTTAATTCTATTAGTTATTAGCTAGTTAGGCCTCCGTGACTGGATCACTCATGGAACTTTGCCGTTGCTGCTTTGATTCATGTAATGTAGTGTTAATGCCTTGATAAAATTCTGAAACTTGACCATGAGTTACTGATGAATTCTTCTCTTAACATTTCAATTTGTTCGTCCTTCCCtttagctttttttttttttaccttggTTCTGAAAAACAGCCGCATCTATTTCATGAGCTGAAGAgttgtatttatttacaatGGAGGCTGATCAGAATTTAATGACATCAGGGGTGTAAACTGTAAAGACGAAACTAAGAAAAGCACACGATGATGAGATCACATACGTCTAAATGTTTATCAAATCGAGGCGTCCAAACATGGCAGAGGGTTTCAGCTTTCTGTGTATTGTGTAATAGATATCTTGTGGGATACGCAACAGTCTTGGGTCCGATTCTGACACACATTTTTGAGGCACCTCACCCTCTTCTCCTAACTCATTTATTATCTCACTCCATGTCCTCACCCTCTCATCACTACTCACATAGTCACATTCTTATACATTGTTACATCAAACTTGATACATCCTCACATAAATCTTCATACCCTCTCATCACTACTCACATAGTCCGACCTTAATGCTGATATTCCATTTCCGAAATGAAAAATGTTctcttattttctctttttacaTGATTTGAGTGTATGTAGCAAGTGACTTGGGACAACAGTAAGGTCGTTATAAATGGTACAAAAACCACATTCTGACACTTCAAAATCATACACAGAGAAGCAGAGTGTACAAATATATTTCCTTCCGATTCATACAGTTATTTAAATCAAAAAAGCAATCAACACACTAAATCATGGATTGAAGAACAAATCTCCACACTTGCATTTCCAGCTGATGGGTTTATAATTCGACAAGTCGTCACCTCCTCTGGAATAAGCCGTCCTCTTGGGGCTTGTTTCACTAGTAGAAGCAGCAGGGCTGCTACTTCGTTTTTGGGGTGCCACCGGGACCTGCACCGCCACACAATGCCCACAACTACCGCAACGCCGCCGGCATTGCGGCGGCCTTGACCCTATTTGACGAGCGtcgaacctttcccctctgcCTGTATCTTCTTCATTCAAAACAGGCTCTCCCTGAGAAATTGTGACTCTAACTATCAGATTTTATAGAAGAAAAACTTCAGAAGGAAAGAGTTGGTTGTTAAGGATGTGAACTCTTACTGTGGCAACGTCAGGTAGCTTGGTTGGGATTGGTCTAGTAGCTGCAATATATATGGAAGAGCCGTGTTAATGTATTGATTCCAGAATCTGAAATTTGGATAATGAGGTGGGAATATGGGATACAACTTACCTTGTGCTATGAAACTGAAATGATCACTGAAGCTTGAAAGTAAAACCAGTAGGATGGGAATGATTACATGTCTATTTCTGTGCCAACAAACCCAGTTTTGAGAGCTGCCCATTTTTCAGAAGAGGATGGCTGATTGAGGGACTTGGAATTCAGGAGCAGAGCCGCAAAAACACAGCAGTTTATGAGCAAGACAAGTaggagagacagagagagaggtaATATACAAACAGAGGATACACTTAGAGAGAGAAATAGAAGCTGGAAATAGAGAGAAAGAGGTGAATGGTGGCAGTGACAGCTGCTAGAGGAATGTAAAAACTTTGCTGAAAAGCGATGGAAGAGAGGTTTTCAGAAATTGAATGCCACCACCTCCAAGGTCCTCcatgatgcaaaaaaataCGAAGGCTCTGTTTTTGCTCTGTGTCGATCAGTTTTCACTTTCACCTCGCCAAGTACTCTGTTATATATAGTGAACGATCTTATGGAATATCAATTCGACGTGGATGTAAACAGGCTACATTACAAAACGGTGAGAGCTCAGAGACGAATGCCAGAGGGACCTCATCAAGCTCTCGATTTCTGAGCCCCTCCCGAAAACCAGGTTTGTACAATCAATTATCAAAAATCTGGTGCAAAAGAGATGATCTTTGCTTTTTGGGAAAGGAGAGCATTGACAGCGCAACTCCGATACCGACTAGCTTCTTGGGAGGTCGTTTTCATTCACTGTGGATATGAAAATCGTTTCTCTTGGATTTGGATATGGTGttggttttggtttctttCTTCAATGGCTGGCTTTGTGTTTCTGGAAATCTGTGCTAAGCTAAGCTTGCTCTTCCATTTTCACACGCTACAGTCGGATATTGatgtctctctttctcttcgttTTTCTTGGAAACATACACGTAAATGGGGTTGttttagttttaatttttttaacagaGAATCCATGAGCCGATTTGAGTCAGAGCACTGATTGGTTTGATAATTGGTTGCATTAGATTTTGCATTACATCATGAGGTCGTGATCGAAGCAATAATGAGATTAGTTATCATCAAGTCCCCAAGCTATTTATTGGCCTA from Argentina anserina chromosome 2, drPotAnse1.1, whole genome shotgun sequence carries:
- the LOC126784816 gene encoding uncharacterized protein LOC126784816, with the protein product MAEEEVLVVAASPKPSDHKRKLDELETEQELVLEAPPKSSGEIQVSNAEPDAANEVEVSQPSDESDAKRPRLDDSSDDLARANGHQEKFDEPPKENDEEDHVVVIETGSFVTSQPECVDPTQTAVDDQRDDTNGETSDIQKLSVEDAEEEPPPYTGEQGDAVEQEKTTEALPKEQEKTEAFPGEQEQGGQQDQGDAFSAEQDQFSEHEAVTRRMEVPNNKVGVLIGKAGDTIRYLQYNSKAKIQITRDAEADPYAPTRPVEITGSLESISKAEKLINAVIAEADAGGSPSLVARGVATAQAVEAAEQVQIQVPNDKVGLIIGRMGDTIKGLQARTGARIQLIPQHPPKGDESKERTVRVTGDKKQIDMARELIKEVMNQTVRPFGGFNHQTYRSHGPGGPQWGPVGARPSQHSSYDYQQRRPYQSRNTQYPPTYGNHPQHMGPRSGFGSGWEQRPPPNMQGMPPHGGGYDYYGGHGAEGLAQHSAHGPSYAPGPSPNPTMGGPPSQPNYYGQPHGSDYRHPAPYSHSAPPQHGYGHGYEEPKYDNHAPTQQPYGGHGASQPYPQTGAQSGYGPPQHFGKPPAYTMPSQGPPPQPYVAPMASQPGEQVYQNPAQPYGQNAPAQQPYPYASTAPAQQTYAPPYGSAPSTDGYNQPPTASSTGYPQQGGQPASYGQPASGYAQAAPAAGYAQYPTAQQGYPEQAASYTGGYGYQGSQDPAYGGVSAPAYGAAPVAQQGYAQPAPAAAVVQPGYTQPAPATTQQSYDQSVPQSGAYGKTVSPQPAGYAQYDSSQMYAAPR
- the LOC126784757 gene encoding EPIDERMAL PATTERNING FACTOR-like protein 2 — protein: MGSSQNWVCWHRNRHVIIPILLVLLSSFSDHFSFIAQATRPIPTKLPDVATGEPVLNEEDTGRGERFDARQIGSRPPQCRRRCGSCGHCVAVQVPVAPQKRSSSPAASTSETSPKRTAYSRGGDDLSNYKPISWKCKCGDLFFNP